One Setaria italica strain Yugu1 chromosome I, Setaria_italica_v2.0, whole genome shotgun sequence DNA window includes the following coding sequences:
- the LOC101753145 gene encoding MLO-like protein 1 codes for MAGGGGAKGAAGGSEITLEHTPTWIVASVCSVIVVISLLFERLLHRLGKRLSKSHRKPMYDALLKVKDELMLLGFISLMLNVVQGTMQKICVRRSVMHHLLPCPLPPSKLAKTTEHYGATVFTGVLGSTRRLLAGGGKNSDYCLNKGKVPILSTEAIHQLHIFIFVLAVTHVVLSAVTVILGAAQTRKWKYWEEQIQENGDDSGPQMIKHVQEFKFIQSHFKGHGKRWGIFGWLRSFFKQFYGSITEEDYTTLRLGFVMKHCRGHPKFNFYNYMHRALDGDFKKVVGISWYLWALLMIFLLLNVHGWYVYIWLSVVPFLALLVVGSKLEHIITELALEVAQKHTAIEGDLVVSPSDELFWFHRPKLVLLLIHIILFQNAFEIAFFFWLLVIYGFKSCIMGKPAYVITRLVISVISQLLCGYSTLPLYAIISQMGSSFKKAMFDQNISEGLTNWAQNARQRKRMPATNVGDSSPDGEGIQMVNARRVSAMEEGTARLV; via the exons atggccggaggaggaggagccaaaggcgccgccggcgggtcGGAGATCACGCTGGAGCACACGCCCACATGGATCGTCGCGTCCGTCTGCtccgtcatcgtcgtcatctCCCTGCTCTTCGAGCGCCTGCTTCACCGCCTCGGCAAG AGGCTGTCGAAAAGCCATCGGAAGCCGATGTACGATGCCCTCCTCAAGGTCAAAGATG AGCTGATGCTGCTGGGGTTCATATCCCTGATGCTCAACGTGGTCCAGGGCACCATGCAGAAGATATGCGTCCGGAGGAGCGTCATGCACCACCTCCTGCCCtgcccgctgccgccgtcgaaGCTCGCCAAGACCACCGAGCACTACGGCGCCACCGTGTTCACCGGTGTCCTGGGCAGCACCAGGAGGCTCCTCGCAGGTGGCGGCAAGAACAGTGACTACTGCCTGAACAAG GGCAAAGTTCCAATCCTCTCTACTGAAGCCATTCATCAGCTACACATATTTATCTTTGTCCTAGCAGTCACGCACGTGGTTCTCAGTGCTGTTACAGTTATTCTTGGAGCCGCCCAG ACAAGAAAATGGAAATACTGGGAGGAGCAGATCCAAGAAAATGGCGATGATAGTG GTCCTCAAATGATCAAGCATGTGCAAGAATTCAAATTTATCCAATCTCACTTCAAAGGTCATGGAAAAAGATGGGGGATTTTCGGTTGGCTG CGCTCGTTCTTCAAACAATTCTATGGGTCAATCACTGAGGAGGACTACACAACCCTGCGACTTGGTTTCGTCATG AAACATTGTAGGGGGCAtccaaaattcaatttttacaATTATATGCATAGAGCACTGGATGGTGATTTCAAGAAAGTTGTTGGCATAAG TTGGTACCTTTGGGCTTTGCTTATGATATTCTTGCTATTGAATGTTCATG GATGGTATGTCTACATATGGTTATCGGTAGTCCCTTTCCTT GCACTACTTGTGGTTGGAAGTAAGTTGGAGCATATTATCACTGAATTGGCTCTCGAGGTTGCCCAAAAGCATACGGCAATAGAAGGGGACCTAGTTGTATCTCCCTCAGATGAATTATTTTGGTTTCATCGGCCTAAACTAGTCCTTCTGTTGATCCATATCATCTTGTTCCAAAATGCATTTGAGattgcatttttcttttggttgtTG GTAATATACGGGTTTAAATCATGCATTATGGGAAAACCAGCGTATGTTATTACTCGACTTGTGATAAG TGTCATCAGCCAACTCCTATGTGGTTATAGCACTCTACCGCTCTATGCTATCATCTCGCAG ATGGGAAGTTCATTCAAGAAAGCCATGTTCGATCAAAATATATCTGAAGGCCTCACTAATTGGGCTCAAAATGCTAGGCAACGGAAAAGAATGCCAGCAACAAATGTAGGTGATAGTTCACCAGATGGTGAGGGAATTCAAATGGTGAATGCACGAAGAGTTTCAGCAATGGAGGAAGGGACTGCTAGGCTGGTCTAA
- the LOC101752734 gene encoding glyoxylate/succinic semialdehyde reductase 1: MEVGFLGLGIMGKAMATNLLRHGYRVTVWNRTLAKCQELVALGATVGETPAAVVAKCRYTIAMLSDPSAALSVVFDKDGVLEQIGDGKGYIDMSTVDAATSSKISEAVKQKGGAFVEAPVSGSKKPAEDGQLVILAAGDKTLYDEIVPAFDVLGKKSFFLGEIGNGAKMKLVVNMVMGSMMNSLSEGLSLADKSGLSPQALLDVLDLGAIANPMFKLKGPAMLQGSYNPAFPLKHQQKDMRLALALGDENAVSMPVSAAANEAFKKARSLGLGDLDFSAVYEVVKGGAGGSGQA; encoded by the exons atggAGGTCGGTTTCTTGGGGCTGGGCATCATGGGGAAGGCAATGGCGACCAACCTCCTCCGCCACGGCTACCGCGTCACCGTCTGGAACCGGACCCTCGCCAAG TGCCAAGAGCTCGTCGCGCTCGGGGCCACCGTCGGGGagacgcccgccgccgtcgtcgccaagTGCAGATACACCATCGCCATGCTCTCCGACCCCAGCGCCGCCCTATCC GTTGTCTTCGACAAGGATGGCGTGCTCGAGCAGATCGGGGATGGCAAAGGCTATATCGACATGTCCACTGTCGATGCCGCGACTTCGTCCAAGATTAGTGAG GCAGTTAAACAAAAAGGCGGAGCTTTTGTTGAAGCTCCGGTTTCAGGGAGCAAGAAGCCAGCTGAAGATGGTCAATTGGTCATTCTTGCTGCCGGGGACAAG ACATTGTATGATGAAATAGTTCCTGCATTTGATGTACTTGGGAAAAAGTCGTTCTTTTTGGGAGAGATTGGAAATGGAGCTAAGATGAAGCTTGTGGTCAACATGGTCATGGGAAG TATGATGAATTCTTTGTCCGAGGGACTTTCTTTGGCCGACAAAAGTGGGTTGAGCCCCCAGGCACTTCTTGATGTCCTG GACCTCGGCGCTATCGCAAACCCAATGTTCAAGCTGAAGGGGCCCGCAATGCTGCAGGGCAGCTACAACCCTGCGTTCCCTCTGAAACATCAGCAGAAGGACATGAGGTTAGCTCTGGCCCTGGGAGATGAGAACGCCGTCTCCATGCCAGTCTCTGCAGCTGCGAACGAG GCATTCAAGAAGGCCAGAAGTCTGGGGCTGGGGGACCTGGACTTCTCGGCGGTCTATGAGGTAGTGAAGGGCGGTGCAGGTGGTTCAGGCCAGGCATGA